One window of the Anomaloglossus baeobatrachus isolate aAnoBae1 chromosome 12, aAnoBae1.hap1, whole genome shotgun sequence genome contains the following:
- the LOC142257700 gene encoding LOW QUALITY PROTEIN: eukaryotic translation initiation factor 3 subunit F-like (The sequence of the model RefSeq protein was modified relative to this genomic sequence to represent the inferred CDS: deleted 1 base in 1 codon), producing the protein MPFILQVAVDMEFAKNMYELHKKVSSTEQILGWYATGNDITEHSVLIHEYYSREATNPIHMTVDTGMQGSRMNIKAYISSSMGVPGKTMGVMFTPLTVQFIYYDTERIGVDLITKTCFNPNRSIGLTSDLQQVGSAAVRLQDSLSTVLQYAEDVLVSGFSADNNVGRFLMDLVNQVPKISPEDFEAMLNSNINDLLMVTYLANLTQSQIALNEKLLNL; encoded by the exons ATGCCCTTTATTTTGCAGGTGGCGGTGGACATGGAGTTCGCTAAGAACATGTACGAGCTTCACAAGAAGGTGTCGTCCACGGAGCAGATCCTGGGCTG GTACGCCACCGGCAACGACATCACAGAACATTCCGTGCTCATCCACGAGTATTACAGCCGCGAGGCCACCAACCCCATCCACATGACCGTGGACACCGGCATGCAGGGGTCGCGCATGAACATCAAGGCCTATATCAG CTCTTCGATGGGTGTCCCCGGTAAGACGATGGGAGTGATGTTCACGCCACTGACGGTGCAGTTCATATATTATGACACGGAGCGGATTGGAG TTGACCTGATCACCAAGACCTGCTTTAACCCTAACCGCTCCATCGGTCTGACCAGCGACCTGCAGCAGGTGGGCTCGGCCGCTGTGCGCCTGCAGGACTCTCTGAGCACCGTGCTGCAGTATGCGGAGGACGTGCTGGTGAGCGGCT TCTCTGCCGACAACAACGTGGGCCGCTTCCTGATGGACCTGGTGAACCAAGTGCCGAAAATCTCC CCCGAGGACTTCGAGGCCATGCTGAACAGCAACATCAAC GACCTGCTGATGGTCACGTATCTCGCCAACCTCACCCAGTCGCAGATCGCTCTCAATGAGAAGCTCCTGAACCTGTGA